One stretch of Chryseobacterium sp. LJ668 DNA includes these proteins:
- a CDS encoding ABC1 kinase family protein: MKTLDKIPTGKVERAGNLLKAGAKVGMNYLKYYGDKITKDEAEAKETLNKNNAEDIYDSLKELKGSALKVAQMLSMEKNMLPAAYVEKFSLSQFSVPPLSGALVKKTFRKYFGKNPEEIFDDFSVESVNAASIGQVHKAKKDGKELAVKIQYPGVRESISTDLKMVKPIAMRMFNIKKEGSEKYFEEVEEKLFEETDYILELKRSQIFSKSCEHLPNLKFPNYYPELSSEKILSMDWMNGLHFSEFSAKNNSQQTLDLLGQTLWDFYMYQLHILRKLHADPHPGNFLVSDENELLVIDFGCIKEIPEDFYIPYFELADQKNLRNPDFFEKKLYELEILTNDDSPEEKVFFTKLFFEMLELFTRPFNAVEFDFSDESFFQEIADLGQRYAKVSEIRTMNTNRGSRHFIYMNRTFFGLYNMMHDLKAKNVKIKNFENFKKDIEIRSATQDLSGL; encoded by the coding sequence ATGAAGACACTAGATAAAATCCCCACAGGGAAAGTAGAACGGGCGGGTAATCTTCTGAAAGCCGGAGCTAAAGTAGGGATGAATTACCTGAAATATTATGGTGATAAAATAACCAAAGATGAAGCTGAAGCTAAAGAAACCTTAAATAAAAATAATGCTGAAGATATCTATGACAGTTTAAAAGAATTGAAAGGTTCTGCCTTGAAGGTAGCACAGATGCTGAGCATGGAAAAAAACATGCTTCCTGCTGCATACGTTGAAAAATTCTCCCTGTCACAGTTCTCAGTTCCGCCTTTGTCTGGAGCGTTGGTAAAGAAGACGTTCAGAAAATATTTTGGTAAAAATCCTGAAGAAATTTTTGATGATTTTTCAGTAGAATCTGTCAATGCGGCAAGCATAGGACAGGTGCATAAAGCTAAAAAAGACGGGAAAGAACTTGCCGTCAAAATTCAGTATCCCGGAGTGAGAGAAAGCATTTCGACAGATCTGAAAATGGTGAAACCTATTGCCATGAGAATGTTTAATATCAAAAAAGAAGGTTCAGAAAAATATTTTGAGGAGGTTGAAGAAAAACTTTTCGAAGAAACAGATTATATTTTGGAACTTAAACGCAGCCAAATATTTTCAAAATCTTGTGAGCATCTCCCCAACTTAAAGTTTCCGAATTATTATCCTGAATTATCCAGCGAGAAAATACTTTCTATGGATTGGATGAATGGGTTGCATTTTTCAGAATTTTCAGCAAAAAACAACAGTCAGCAAACACTTGATTTATTGGGGCAGACTTTGTGGGATTTTTATATGTATCAGCTTCATATCCTCAGAAAACTCCATGCCGATCCGCATCCCGGGAATTTTCTTGTTTCTGATGAGAATGAGCTGTTAGTCATTGATTTTGGTTGTATCAAAGAAATACCTGAAGATTTTTACATTCCTTATTTCGAGTTAGCCGATCAGAAAAACCTCCGCAATCCAGACTTTTTCGAGAAAAAATTATACGAATTAGAAATTCTTACGAATGATGATTCACCAGAAGAAAAAGTTTTTTTTACAAAATTATTTTTTGAGATGCTTGAGCTCTTTACCAGACCTTTTAATGCAGTTGAATTTGATTTTTCTGACGAAAGTTTTTTCCAGGAAATTGCAGATTTAGGTCAGCGATATGCAAAGGTCAGCGAAATAAGAACGATGAATACCAACAGGGGTTCCAGGCATTTTATTTATATGAATCGTACATTTTTCGGGTTGTACAATATGATGCACGATCTGAAGGCAAAAAATGTAAAAATTAAAAATTTTGAAAACTTCAAAAAAGATATCGAAATCAGATCTGCCACACAAGATCTGTCAGGTTTGTAA
- a CDS encoding TetR/AcrR family transcriptional regulator: protein MDKYLDYVLTNGKRPINVYVFAKDNGYSESEFYQFFSGFETLEKEYMVYFFNKSLELSYQIEGFEYFTAKEKLLNFYYILFENFNMNRSLVITLLKTDPKSKFRNLNALKNKHIEFVRNIRFEEWKILEKASPRLKNIGEKSREEVLWKHFLSILDFWVQDQSAAFEKTDLYIEKSIDTGFEIIENPLIDKVFDLSKFLWKEKFQTS from the coding sequence ATGGACAAGTACTTAGATTATGTCCTTACCAACGGAAAAAGACCAATCAATGTATATGTTTTTGCAAAAGATAATGGATATTCTGAATCTGAATTCTATCAGTTTTTTTCTGGATTTGAAACGTTAGAGAAAGAATATATGGTTTATTTTTTCAATAAATCTTTAGAACTGAGCTACCAGATCGAAGGCTTTGAATATTTTACAGCAAAAGAAAAACTGCTGAATTTCTATTATATTTTATTTGAAAACTTTAACATGAACAGATCACTTGTGATCACACTTTTGAAAACGGATCCGAAATCAAAGTTCAGAAATCTCAATGCCCTGAAGAATAAACATATAGAATTTGTAAGAAATATTCGTTTCGAAGAGTGGAAGATTTTGGAAAAAGCGTCACCACGTCTGAAAAATATAGGTGAAAAATCAAGAGAAGAAGTTTTATGGAAACATTTTTTATCGATCCTTGATTTCTGGGTTCAGGATCAGTCTGCAGCTTTTGAAAAAACCGATCTGTATATAGAAAAATCCATAGATACAGGTTTTGAAATTATAGAAAATCCTTTGATCGACAAAGTTTTTGACCTGAGTAAATTTTTATGGAAAGAAAAATTCCAGACTTCTTAA
- a CDS encoding DUF6526 family protein — MKTQNYQNHRKFYPPHHFIYLPLLLVLEGYGIYKIYNDSVHQLTWILFSVIIFLLLYLAIMLRQNYALGLQNRLVRLEFKQRYFEIFSKRSDEVCEKLNFGQIAALRFAYDDEFKELLYKALNENISGDEIKKSIKNWRPDHQRI; from the coding sequence ATGAAAACGCAGAATTACCAAAATCACAGGAAGTTTTACCCCCCGCATCATTTTATTTATCTTCCGTTGCTTCTGGTTTTAGAAGGATATGGAATTTATAAAATTTATAATGACTCAGTACATCAACTAACATGGATTTTATTTTCTGTCATTATTTTTTTGCTTTTATACCTGGCAATTATGCTGAGACAAAATTATGCACTTGGTTTGCAAAACCGTCTCGTAAGGCTAGAATTTAAACAGCGATACTTTGAAATTTTTAGTAAAAGATCAGACGAAGTATGTGAGAAACTTAATTTCGGACAGATTGCAGCACTTAGATTTGCTTATGATGATGAGTTTAAAGAACTTTTATACAAAGCACTGAATGAAAATATTTCAGGGGATGAGATTAAAAAGTCAATTAAAAATTGGCGTCCGGATCATCAAAGAATTTAA
- a CDS encoding DNA topoisomerase IB: protein MDQSDQEIISHLKPSKIVKIMKDPVASAKAVNLIYTSDAETAGIIRRKRGKKYLYFKDGEKIKNKEEIKRINSLVIPPAWENVWICALDNGHLQATGYDALQRKQYRYHPLWSALRNHTKFYRMLKFGYSLPQIRLQLEKDLALKNFEKRKIMALIVSLMQRTNIRIGNSVYEKLYGSFGLTTLKGKHVKVEGQKINFTFKGKKGVMHDVDLNSKRLAKLITKCKEIPGKELFQFYDDEGNRHAVDSGMVNEYIKELSGEDFTAKDFRTWSGTVNALIAFKEIGYAENSTQYKKKVKEALEIVASHLGNTSTVCRKYYVHPLVINLYENNSIKKYLDALEVIEENDGKAGLTHEEKLVLKILENEKM from the coding sequence ATGGATCAATCAGACCAGGAGATTATTTCTCACCTAAAGCCGTCGAAGATTGTTAAGATTATGAAGGATCCGGTAGCTTCTGCAAAGGCAGTAAATCTCATTTACACTTCCGATGCAGAGACAGCCGGTATTATACGCAGAAAAAGAGGTAAAAAATATCTGTATTTCAAAGACGGGGAAAAAATCAAAAACAAAGAAGAAATTAAACGGATCAACAGTCTGGTTATTCCTCCGGCATGGGAAAACGTCTGGATCTGTGCCTTGGATAATGGTCATCTTCAGGCGACAGGCTATGACGCATTACAAAGAAAACAATATCGATATCACCCGCTTTGGAGTGCATTAAGAAATCATACCAAATTTTATAGAATGCTTAAATTTGGCTATTCCTTGCCACAAATTCGTCTTCAGCTGGAGAAAGATTTAGCTTTAAAAAATTTCGAAAAAAGAAAAATAATGGCATTGATCGTCAGTCTGATGCAGCGTACTAATATCAGAATCGGAAACAGCGTTTACGAAAAATTATATGGTTCTTTTGGTCTAACTACTTTGAAAGGAAAACACGTAAAAGTAGAAGGACAAAAAATTAATTTCACATTTAAAGGCAAAAAAGGAGTAATGCATGATGTTGATCTTAACAGTAAAAGATTGGCAAAATTAATTACGAAATGCAAAGAAATTCCAGGGAAAGAACTATTCCAGTTTTATGATGATGAGGGAAACCGGCATGCTGTAGATTCTGGAATGGTCAATGAATATATCAAAGAATTAAGTGGTGAAGACTTTACCGCAAAAGATTTCAGAACATGGTCAGGAACAGTCAATGCGTTGATTGCTTTTAAGGAAATCGGTTATGCCGAAAACAGTACCCAATATAAGAAAAAAGTAAAAGAAGCCTTGGAAATTGTGGCTTCACATCTTGGCAATACAAGTACTGTCTGCCGAAAATATTATGTTCATCCTTTAGTGATCAATTTATACGAAAATAACTCTATCAAAAAATATCTTGATGCACTTGAAGTCATTGAGGAAAACGATGGAAAAGCAGGACTTACGCATGAGGAGAAACTGGTTTTAAAAATTCTGGAAAACGAGAAAATGTGA
- the pruA gene encoding L-glutamate gamma-semialdehyde dehydrogenase, producing the protein MSKAISQVPFAVNEPVNSYEPGSPEVKSLIAQYKKMWAQKIEIPMVINGKEVKTDDKVQLQSPQDHAHDFGFYHRGTMQHVDDAINAALAAKKKWNDLGWEHRAAIFLKAADLLAGPYRDVINAATMIGQSKNVHQAEIDAACEFIDFLRFNVEFMTEMYSEQPVSDTGIWNRVEYRPLEGFVFAVTPFNFTAISGNLPACMAMLGNVVVWKPSDKQIYSAKVIMDVLTEAGLPAGVINMIFTDGKETAEKVLAHRDFAGLHFTGSTKVFQGMWKMIGDNIHNYRTYPRIVGETGGKDFVIAHPSANVEAVATGLVRGSFEYQGQKCSAASRAYIPRSLWEDVKKVMETQINSIKMGSPEDPSNFVNAVIDKNSFEKCKGYIERAEASSNANVIIGGKCDDSKGWFVSPTVIETTDPQYESMVEEIFGPILSVYVYEDQDWTETLKIVDSSSPYSLTGSVFSQDRYATDEAFKALENASGNFYINDKPTGAVVGQQPFGGGRASGTNDKAGSKMNLLRWTSVRSIKETFVSPKDYKYPYLG; encoded by the coding sequence ATGTCAAAAGCAATTTCGCAAGTACCATTTGCAGTAAACGAACCGGTAAATTCTTACGAGCCTGGTTCTCCGGAAGTAAAATCTCTGATCGCTCAATACAAAAAAATGTGGGCACAGAAGATAGAAATTCCAATGGTTATCAATGGTAAAGAAGTAAAAACTGACGATAAAGTTCAGCTTCAGTCTCCTCAGGATCATGCTCACGATTTCGGGTTTTATCACAGAGGTACGATGCAGCATGTAGATGATGCCATCAACGCTGCTTTAGCTGCCAAAAAAAAATGGAACGACTTGGGCTGGGAACACCGCGCAGCCATTTTCTTAAAAGCTGCTGATCTTTTGGCAGGACCTTACAGAGATGTTATCAACGCTGCAACCATGATCGGACAGTCTAAAAATGTTCATCAGGCAGAAATTGATGCAGCTTGTGAATTCATTGATTTCTTAAGATTCAACGTAGAATTCATGACAGAAATGTATTCTGAGCAGCCGGTTTCTGACACAGGAATCTGGAATCGTGTGGAATACAGACCATTAGAAGGATTTGTTTTTGCAGTAACTCCATTCAACTTTACAGCGATTTCAGGAAATTTGCCGGCTTGTATGGCAATGCTTGGAAATGTTGTGGTTTGGAAGCCTTCAGACAAGCAAATCTACTCTGCAAAAGTAATCATGGATGTTCTAACTGAGGCTGGTCTTCCTGCTGGTGTAATCAATATGATTTTCACAGACGGAAAAGAAACTGCCGAGAAAGTTCTGGCGCACAGAGATTTTGCCGGACTTCATTTTACAGGCTCTACAAAGGTTTTCCAGGGAATGTGGAAAATGATTGGTGACAATATTCACAACTACAGAACATATCCAAGAATCGTTGGAGAAACCGGTGGAAAAGATTTCGTTATTGCTCATCCTTCTGCAAATGTTGAAGCGGTAGCCACAGGTTTGGTAAGAGGTTCTTTCGAATATCAGGGTCAGAAATGTTCTGCTGCGTCAAGAGCATATATTCCAAGATCACTTTGGGAAGATGTGAAAAAAGTAATGGAAACTCAGATCAATTCAATTAAAATGGGTTCACCTGAGGATCCTTCTAACTTTGTCAATGCTGTAATCGATAAAAATTCGTTCGAAAAATGCAAAGGTTACATTGAAAGAGCTGAGGCATCAAGCAATGCTAATGTAATTATAGGTGGCAAATGTGACGATTCTAAAGGTTGGTTTGTAAGTCCTACTGTAATTGAAACTACAGATCCTCAATACGAAAGTATGGTGGAAGAAATCTTCGGACCTATTTTGTCTGTTTATGTCTATGAAGATCAGGACTGGACAGAAACTCTTAAAATCGTAGATTCTTCGTCACCTTACTCATTAACGGGTTCTGTGTTTTCACAAGACAGATATGCAACTGATGAAGCTTTCAAAGCTTTAGAAAACGCATCGGGAAACTTCTACATTAATGATAAACCAACAGGTGCAGTTGTAGGGCAACAGCCTTTCGGTGGTGGCAGAGCTTCAGGAACAAACGACAAAGCAGGTTCTAAAATGAATCTTTTGAGATGGACTTCTGTGAGAAGTATCAAAGAAACTTTTGTTTCTCCAAAAGACTATAAATATCCATATTTGGGATAA
- a CDS encoding cytochrome C551, translated as MKKLLLLTLGIGFIAASCGTKEKQMSSSNTDSTATDTAMPAAPPVADTMTTTTVPMDSMKVDSAASPATR; from the coding sequence ATGAAAAAGTTATTGTTATTAACCTTAGGAATTGGATTTATTGCAGCAAGCTGCGGTACTAAAGAAAAACAGATGTCGTCCAGTAACACAGATTCTACAGCGACAGATACGGCGATGCCGGCTGCACCACCTGTAGCTGACACGATGACAACGACAACCGTACCGATGGACTCTATGAAAGTAGATTCTGCAGCGTCACCTGCTACCAGATAA
- a CDS encoding thioredoxin family protein — protein MKKTAILSLLFFAAIAFGQGIKFEEGNFKSLLAKAKKENKLIFVDAYAVWCGPCKLMVKNVFPLKPVGDHYNARFINAKIDMEKGEGIDLAKKYNVKAFPTYLFINGDGEEVHRTLGYVEEKDFIQFAKDAEDPSKTLPALKQKFEKGENNPEFLKNLAGLTMYNDADFTGRVLDRYFNSKNEFDQEDIQMLFSGIQNVESPLYKTFQTRKADITKLLPVEKYEAFDKNLKLNTIFKNSYNVENKTWNDNYFLTEAQKFLSKEEAEKMLMRAKASRALRNKDFATYEKLSLELYKDYSAAGSEELNSLAWNFFENVITKSSLETAVKWAQESVKKKEEYANTDTLANLYNKIGDKKNAKIWAEKSIALGKAAGQDTTDTEKILKGL, from the coding sequence ATGAAAAAAACAGCAATATTATCATTACTATTCTTTGCAGCAATTGCATTCGGACAAGGGATTAAATTTGAAGAGGGTAATTTTAAAAGCCTTTTAGCAAAGGCCAAAAAAGAAAACAAACTGATTTTTGTAGATGCCTACGCGGTTTGGTGCGGACCCTGTAAACTGATGGTGAAAAATGTTTTTCCTTTAAAACCTGTTGGCGACCATTACAATGCTCGTTTTATCAATGCAAAAATTGACATGGAAAAAGGCGAAGGGATTGATTTAGCTAAAAAATATAACGTAAAAGCTTTCCCTACATATTTATTCATCAACGGAGATGGTGAAGAGGTGCATAGAACGTTAGGATATGTTGAAGAAAAAGACTTTATCCAGTTTGCAAAAGATGCGGAAGATCCGAGTAAAACGCTTCCCGCTCTAAAACAGAAATTTGAAAAAGGAGAAAATAATCCCGAATTTCTGAAAAACCTTGCAGGTCTTACGATGTACAATGATGCAGACTTCACAGGAAGAGTTTTGGATCGTTACTTTAATTCAAAAAATGAATTTGATCAGGAAGATATCCAAATGCTTTTTTCAGGAATACAAAACGTAGAAAGCCCTTTGTATAAAACTTTTCAGACCAGAAAAGCGGATATTACCAAATTGCTTCCTGTTGAAAAGTATGAAGCGTTTGATAAAAATTTAAAATTAAATACGATTTTTAAAAATTCATATAACGTCGAGAACAAAACGTGGAATGACAATTATTTTCTTACGGAAGCTCAGAAATTTTTAAGCAAAGAAGAAGCTGAAAAAATGCTTATGAGAGCAAAAGCAAGCAGAGCATTGAGAAATAAAGATTTTGCAACCTATGAAAAACTGAGCTTAGAATTGTATAAAGACTATTCTGCTGCAGGATCTGAAGAGCTCAACTCATTAGCATGGAATTTCTTTGAAAACGTCATTACCAAATCATCTCTTGAGACTGCTGTAAAATGGGCTCAGGAATCTGTAAAGAAAAAAGAAGAATATGCAAATACAGATACACTGGCAAACCTTTACAACAAAATAGGTGACAAGAAAAATGCTAAAATCTGGGCAGAAAAATCTATCGCTTTAGGAAAAGCAGCAGGTCAGGACACAACCGATACTGAAAAAATATTAAAAGGTCTTTAA
- a CDS encoding 3-oxoacyl-ACP synthase III family protein produces the protein MIKSTIKGIGFHVPDHVVTNDDLAKLMTTNDEWITERTGIKERRHRANRNDSQETTAYLGFKASEKAIQHAGLTVKDIDYIIFATLSPDYYFPGCGVLLQDMLGCDTIGALDVRNQCSGFVYAMSVANAFIKSGTYKNILVVGAEVHSFGLDFSDEGRGVSVIFGDGAGAIVLSATEDGNAGDILAMNMHSEGKYADELCTQFPGSKYGWSDRMRKEPENVTDKEVYPIMNGNFVFKHAVTRFPETMKEALDKAGKTVDDLDMFIPHQANLRIAQFVQQKFGLPDEKVHNNIQKYGNTTAASIPIALSEAIELGKVKRGDLVLLSAFGSGFTWGSILFEY, from the coding sequence ATGATTAAAAGTACAATAAAAGGGATAGGTTTTCATGTTCCGGATCATGTTGTCACCAATGATGATTTAGCAAAATTAATGACCACCAATGATGAATGGATTACGGAGCGAACAGGCATCAAAGAACGCAGACACAGAGCCAACAGAAATGATTCTCAGGAAACGACAGCTTATTTAGGTTTTAAAGCTTCGGAAAAAGCAATTCAGCACGCTGGTTTAACCGTAAAAGATATTGACTATATTATTTTTGCTACGCTTTCACCGGATTATTATTTTCCGGGATGTGGTGTTTTGCTTCAGGATATGCTGGGCTGCGATACAATCGGAGCTTTGGATGTGAGAAATCAGTGTTCGGGATTTGTTTATGCGATGAGTGTTGCCAATGCTTTTATTAAGTCGGGAACGTATAAAAATATTTTAGTTGTAGGAGCAGAAGTTCATTCTTTCGGACTCGATTTTTCGGATGAAGGAAGAGGTGTTTCGGTAATTTTCGGAGATGGGGCAGGAGCAATCGTGCTTTCTGCAACCGAAGATGGAAACGCGGGCGATATTTTAGCGATGAATATGCATTCTGAAGGAAAATATGCAGACGAATTGTGCACACAATTCCCGGGATCGAAGTACGGATGGAGCGATAGGATGAGAAAAGAGCCCGAAAATGTAACCGATAAAGAAGTGTACCCGATTATGAATGGAAATTTTGTTTTTAAACATGCAGTGACAAGATTTCCTGAAACGATGAAAGAAGCGTTAGATAAAGCAGGAAAAACGGTTGATGATTTGGATATGTTTATTCCTCATCAGGCGAATTTAAGAATTGCCCAGTTTGTACAGCAGAAATTTGGCTTACCTGATGAAAAAGTTCACAACAACATCCAGAAATACGGCAATACAACGGCTGCTTCTATTCCAATTGCTTTAAGCGAGGCGATTGAGCTTGGAAAAGTCAAAAGGGGTGATCTGGTTCTTCTTTCGGCTTTCGGAAGCGGCTTTACATGGGGAAGTATTTTATTTGAATATTAA
- a CDS encoding magnesium transporter CorA family protein translates to MPINTIYRDPGCEWIDVEAPTDEDMKYLHERYEINNLLLEDTLDPNHLPKYEEDGNIKFFLLRESTELERKNLNTISDISTKIGIFLLDKTIITIHRMKAKSITETKKDITSNSENIHSHKIALMISLVIMKTFDDEAISLFETMDNIENEIFLKNTNHTNQIRRLYKLKRKSGLNSRVLTISNDAIDKFKLLNLQDSEVVDLKDKQKDVVADFDHLNIQITNLISMFLALSDQKANQVMKVLAIYSVYFLPITFIAGLYGMNFDNMPELRTQHGYFYTLGLMGVIVICTFIYARKKQW, encoded by the coding sequence ATGCCTATCAACACAATTTACAGAGATCCGGGATGCGAATGGATAGACGTGGAAGCACCTACGGACGAAGATATGAAATATCTTCACGAGAGATATGAGATCAACAATCTTCTTTTGGAAGACACTTTAGACCCTAATCACCTGCCGAAATATGAGGAAGACGGAAATATAAAATTCTTTCTTCTCCGCGAAAGTACTGAGCTTGAGCGTAAAAACCTCAACACCATCAGTGATATCAGCACCAAAATCGGAATCTTCCTTCTGGATAAAACGATTATAACGATACACCGGATGAAGGCAAAAAGTATCACCGAAACCAAAAAAGACATTACCTCAAATTCAGAAAACATACATTCTCATAAAATAGCACTGATGATTTCTTTGGTGATTATGAAAACTTTTGATGATGAGGCGATTAGCCTGTTTGAAACAATGGACAATATCGAAAACGAAATTTTCCTTAAAAATACCAATCACACCAATCAGATCCGAAGATTGTATAAATTAAAACGAAAATCCGGACTCAACTCGAGAGTGTTGACGATCTCAAATGACGCCATTGATAAGTTTAAATTATTGAATTTACAGGATTCTGAAGTAGTAGATTTAAAAGACAAGCAAAAAGATGTGGTTGCAGATTTTGATCACTTAAATATTCAGATTACCAACTTGATTTCGATGTTCCTGGCGTTATCTGATCAGAAAGCCAATCAGGTAATGAAAGTTTTGGCGATTTATTCGGTGTATTTTTTACCGATCACCTTTATTGCCGGTCTGTACGGGATGAATTTTGACAATATGCCCGAACTTCGTACACAACACGGCTATTTTTACACGTTAGGATTAATGGGTGTGATTGTGATCTGTACATTTATTTATGCGAGGAAAAAACAGTGGTAA
- a CDS encoding patatin-like phospholipase family protein, translated as MKTEILQKILGDDVLSQESKEKLSALHENISKKEFSDILDAEGNQYIEFVQEGGGVWGSALVGYMYALEIFGIRFLKIAGTSAGAINTMLIAACKTKEEAKGEVIKDILFNWDFSDFIDGKPYVRSTIHAMLNNKNFIKINSILLAITLIILIAIPFVIETERSWQAKLWFLVPIIPLIIIFFIVRKFYNDFKKSNSGLNPGTIFLKQMTAVMNGFGIKTVAELNEKFIQKEYKMNLNYRYGNGLEFYTNALNGIEDIKMNNLEHIDETRYRIFFESAENNDYYKNNPFYQLQTEYIVITADINAKIKVELPTMANLYWSEEELKHISPAEFVRASMSVPFFFEPMQKLINKDDESVQYAWKFWMNIQKEDIYPVGIFIDGGTLSNFPIDLFHMNDIFYPRLPLFGVQLTSDSEILGEKGKTSEQILKTPLSYAGNIIGTLKGFNDKTFLTKYSFYNLYSIKTVNCGTSSWLNFFMKREEKEQLFNAGFLAALDFLNQFDWSQYKCERMMVAMKEKKILKEEDTKTVG; from the coding sequence ATGAAAACCGAAATCCTTCAAAAAATCCTTGGGGACGACGTACTTTCTCAGGAATCTAAAGAAAAGCTCTCTGCGCTGCATGAAAATATTTCCAAAAAAGAATTTTCAGACATTCTCGATGCTGAAGGCAATCAGTATATCGAGTTTGTGCAGGAAGGCGGCGGCGTTTGGGGAAGTGCTTTGGTGGGCTACATGTACGCGCTCGAAATCTTCGGAATCCGGTTTCTGAAAATTGCAGGAACCAGTGCAGGAGCCATCAACACCATGCTTATTGCAGCCTGCAAAACTAAAGAAGAAGCCAAGGGTGAAGTGATCAAAGACATCCTTTTCAATTGGGATTTTTCAGATTTCATCGATGGAAAACCATATGTGAGAAGCACGATTCATGCGATGCTCAACAATAAAAATTTCATTAAAATCAATAGTATTCTTTTAGCAATTACCCTGATTATTCTAATCGCTATCCCTTTTGTAATTGAAACGGAAAGATCCTGGCAGGCAAAACTTTGGTTTCTTGTCCCTATTATTCCTTTAATAATCATTTTTTTTATCGTCAGGAAATTTTACAATGACTTCAAAAAAAGCAATAGCGGACTCAATCCCGGAACTATTTTTCTTAAGCAGATGACCGCTGTGATGAATGGATTTGGCATTAAAACGGTTGCCGAACTCAATGAGAAATTCATCCAGAAAGAATATAAAATGAATCTCAATTACCGTTACGGAAACGGTCTGGAGTTCTACACGAATGCCCTCAACGGAATTGAAGATATCAAGATGAATAATCTGGAACACATCGATGAAACCCGTTACCGTATATTTTTTGAGAGTGCCGAAAACAATGATTATTACAAAAACAATCCGTTTTATCAGCTTCAGACAGAATACATTGTCATTACAGCCGATATCAATGCCAAAATAAAAGTCGAACTTCCGACGATGGCCAATCTTTATTGGTCTGAAGAAGAATTGAAACACATCAGTCCGGCTGAGTTTGTGCGGGCTTCGATGTCTGTACCTTTCTTTTTTGAGCCTATGCAGAAGCTCATCAACAAAGATGACGAATCTGTGCAGTACGCCTGGAAATTTTGGATGAATATACAAAAAGAAGACATTTACCCGGTCGGAATTTTCATCGACGGCGGTACGCTTTCCAATTTCCCGATTGATCTTTTTCACATGAATGATATTTTTTACCCGAGACTTCCCTTGTTCGGTGTACAGCTCACCAGCGACTCTGAAATTTTGGGCGAAAAAGGAAAGACGAGTGAACAAATCCTGAAAACTCCCCTATCCTACGCCGGAAATATCATCGGAACTTTAAAAGGTTTCAACGACAAAACTTTCCTGACCAAATATTCATTCTACAATCTTTACAGCATCAAAACCGTCAATTGCGGAACGAGCAGCTGGCTCAATTTCTTCATGAAAAGGGAAGAAAAAGAACAGCTTTTCAACGCCGGATTTCTCGCCGCCCTTGATTTTCTTAACCAATTTGATTGGTCACAGTACAAATGTGAAAGAATGATGGTCGCCATGAAGGAGAAAAAGATTTTGAAAGAGGAGGATACGAAGACGGTGGGGTGA
- a CDS encoding DUF2199 domain-containing protein has translation MKYICQCCGEEKEDWPAIAYSSPHPYMNLSDEELENSEITSDICIIRYSDETCYFIRVVLVQEVNESCQDLEYGVWVSLSEKSFNEYVENYDNKDFETVYFGWLCNNFPDYDFEDSIPTNVEVNNKVGRPFIFPNESHEHPFVHDFYNGISKEEAERRIKLVINW, from the coding sequence ATGAAATACATCTGCCAATGCTGCGGCGAAGAAAAAGAAGATTGGCCGGCAATAGCTTACAGTTCTCCTCATCCTTATATGAATCTTTCTGATGAAGAACTGGAAAATTCTGAAATTACATCAGACATATGTATTATCAGGTACTCAGATGAAACATGTTACTTTATCCGAGTTGTTCTTGTGCAGGAAGTCAATGAAAGCTGTCAGGATTTGGAATATGGAGTTTGGGTTTCTTTGAGTGAGAAAAGTTTTAATGAATATGTTGAAAATTACGATAATAAAGATTTTGAAACTGTTTATTTCGGATGGCTTTGTAATAATTTTCCCGATTATGATTTTGAAGATTCTATTCCGACCAATGTTGAGGTTAATAATAAAGTAGGAAGACCATTTATCTTTCCTAATGAAAGTCATGAACATCCTTTTGTTCATGATTTTTATAATGGAATTTCAAAAGAAGAAGCGGAGAGAAGAATTAAATTGGTAATAAATTGGTAA